The following proteins come from a genomic window of Miscanthus floridulus cultivar M001 chromosome 2, ASM1932011v1, whole genome shotgun sequence:
- the LOC136535256 gene encoding uncharacterized protein: protein MLGLPAAPPAAAAPPKGRCSGSAAPPPAMITRVSLAVPAAVSLSFVLWSSPVNAGILSGFSGLESTPGPDLPRLEFLEKWNAENQKKYAEFDNRFKKSKVLQELLEKSKKNKEKNERMIQDKYCLRGAEWGVGDCSTEGMTDQEREDFISELKKRTGAE from the exons ATGCTCGGCCTCCCCGCCGCGCCCCCGGCCGCGGCCGCACCGCCGAAGGGGCGATGCAGCGGCAGCGCCGCCCCGCCACCAGCGATGATAACCCGGGTGTCGCTGGCTGTCCCGGCGGCTGTCTCGCTCTCGTTCGTCCTCTGGTCCAGTCCAG TGAACGCCGGCATCCTGTCCGGTTTCTCGGGACTGGAGTCGACTCCAGGCCCCGACCTCCCCCGGCTCGAGTTCCTGGAGAAATGGAATG CGGAGAACCAGAAGAAGTACGCCGAATTCGATAACAGGTTCAAGAAATCCAAGGTGCTGCAGGAGCTGCTCGAGAAGTCCAAGAAGAACAAAGAGAA GAACGAGAGGATGATCCAGGACAAGTACTGCCTGCGGGGAGCCGAGTGGGGCGTCGGGGACTGCTCCACGGAAGGCATGACCGACCAGGAGAGGGAGGACTTCATTTCGGAGCTCAAGAAGAGAACCGGAGCAGAATAG
- the LOC136535268 gene encoding uncharacterized protein, with protein sequence MAFPGASGSAAGPFSSVGFAGMLKPTPFEGTHYKRWREKALLWLSAMRCGHVLNEQPATVRSDEDEQAWGHAETMCKAALLSIINDSLVDAYIPLPTGRVVWEALEARYGLSDTGSELYIMEQFHDYKMVDNRPVVEQAHEIQGLVKEIGAVRLSSP encoded by the exons atggcttttcctggtgcgagcggctccgccgcagg gccattttcatctgttggctttgcgggcatgctaaagcctacgccgtttgagggcactcactacaagaggtggcgtgagaaagcccttctgtggttgtcggccatgcgcTGTGGTCATGTGCTCAATGAGCAGCCTGCTACTGTGAGATCCGATGAGGATGAACAGGCTTGGGGACATGCTGAGACCATGTGCAAGGCTGCACTGTTGAGCATCATCAATGATTCTCTGGTTGATGCCTACATACCACTCCCGACTGGCAGAGTTGTGTGGGAAGCCCTTGAGGCCCGGTATGGTCTTTCCGACACCGGCtctgagctgtacatcatggagcagttccatgactacaagatggttgataaccgtcctgtagttgaacaggctcatgagatacagggactggtgaaggaaattggagctgtacggctgtcctctccctga